A single genomic interval of Arthrobacter globiformis harbors:
- a CDS encoding cytochrome P450, translating into MSCPLTATPPVSTVESRDVSAGASEGGSTALPPYSHELGWPEDMAPFKVVDDGTQGDPYRHYQWMRENAPVLRAHSPVSDVWFISRYDDVRRAMRAPKVFSSQVVDPVPLTFLTLFDAPNHTRLRQVVAQAFTPKAIARFEDRVRENAEEYLAPMLAAGGGDAVDEYAIPLSMSTISALLDVPAEDFEKMKFWSDETFSYFGRLARNAQGTGTDEQSTFEFFAYLKDTMERLYREESDSVGGHIARMWKEGLLSEKEAKELCAFVFVAGHDTTTILLANAFRIFSEQPDLLERIRRNPDDSNLFVEELARYRGTVQRASRITTEEVEVAGVTIPAGAIVRLLPAAANRDSSKYPNGERFDIDRNTDGHLGFGHGVHSCLGAPLARLEVLVTVKLLAEKLTSLTLDPDKPIEYVRGNNLTNSGPEHLHVMLEETNA; encoded by the coding sequence ATGTCTTGCCCACTGACAGCAACACCCCCGGTCTCCACCGTTGAAAGCAGGGACGTCAGCGCCGGCGCCAGTGAAGGCGGCAGCACCGCACTGCCCCCGTACTCGCACGAACTGGGCTGGCCCGAGGACATGGCGCCCTTCAAGGTGGTGGACGACGGGACCCAAGGTGATCCCTACCGCCACTACCAGTGGATGCGCGAGAACGCCCCCGTGCTCCGTGCCCATTCGCCCGTATCGGATGTCTGGTTCATCTCCCGGTACGACGACGTCCGGCGGGCCATGCGGGCACCGAAAGTCTTTTCCTCGCAGGTTGTGGACCCGGTCCCGCTGACCTTCCTGACTCTCTTCGACGCCCCCAACCACACGAGGCTCCGCCAAGTTGTAGCGCAGGCCTTCACGCCTAAGGCCATCGCCCGCTTCGAGGACCGGGTGCGGGAGAACGCCGAAGAGTACCTGGCACCGATGCTCGCCGCCGGCGGCGGGGACGCCGTGGACGAGTACGCCATCCCGCTCAGCATGTCCACCATCAGCGCCCTGCTCGATGTTCCGGCCGAGGACTTCGAGAAAATGAAGTTCTGGTCAGACGAAACGTTCAGCTACTTCGGCCGGCTGGCCCGCAACGCCCAGGGCACCGGCACCGACGAGCAAAGCACCTTCGAGTTCTTCGCCTACCTGAAGGACACCATGGAGCGCCTGTACCGCGAGGAGAGCGACTCCGTCGGCGGACACATCGCTCGGATGTGGAAGGAAGGCCTGCTCAGCGAGAAGGAAGCCAAGGAACTCTGCGCCTTTGTCTTCGTCGCAGGCCATGACACCACCACCATCCTGCTCGCCAACGCGTTCCGGATTTTCAGCGAACAGCCGGACCTGCTGGAGCGGATCCGCCGGAATCCGGACGACTCGAACCTTTTCGTCGAGGAGTTGGCCCGCTACCGCGGCACCGTCCAGCGGGCCAGCCGGATCACGACGGAGGAGGTGGAGGTTGCCGGTGTGACGATTCCCGCCGGCGCCATTGTCCGCCTGCTGCCCGCCGCAGCGAACCGGGACAGCAGTAAGTATCCCAACGGCGAGCGCTTCGACATCGACCGCAACACCGACGGCCATTTGGGCTTCGGGCACGGGGTCCACAGCTGCCTCGGCGCGCCCCTCGCCAGGCTTGAGGTCCTGGTGACGGTGAAGCTCCTGGCCGAGAAGCTCACGTCGCTCACACTGGATCCGGACAAGCCCATCGAGTACGTGCGCGGCAACAACCTGACGAACTCGGGCCCGGAGCACCTGCACGTGATGCTGGAGGAGACCAATGCGTAG
- a CDS encoding replication-associated recombination protein A encodes MDDLFGSAAQDSDDGDNDADGDAAESAQSRSAQSRSAQSRSTQPRSPLAVRMRPRTVDEVVGQQHLLGQGSPLRQLAAGADAAGPAGPSSLILWGPPGTGKTTLAHVIARGPGRKFVELSAITAGVKDVRRVMDDALTARDLYKTTTVLFLDEIHRFNKAQQDALLPGVEKGWVVLVAATTENPSFSVVSPLLSRSLLLTLKPLTDADIEGLLVRAVEDPRGLNGNVRLSDEALEHLVRVSGGDARRALTALEAAAGVAFGDADDVGSSGAGEGDTEQTVTVELQHTERALDAAAVRYDRAGDQHYDVASAFIKSIRGSDVDAALHYLARMLEAGEDPRFVARRIVISAAEDVGMADPTALQTAVAAAQAVQLIGMPEGRIVLAEAVVHLATAPKSNAAYMGINKAIADVRAGLGNGIPAHLRDAHYPGSKQLGHGVGYKYAHDAPHSVAAQQYPPDDLVGRDYYEPTANGAERDIAVRLERLRKIIRGQ; translated from the coding sequence GTGGATGATCTCTTTGGTTCAGCGGCACAGGACAGCGACGACGGCGACAACGACGCCGACGGCGACGCCGCCGAATCGGCCCAGTCCCGGTCGGCCCAGTCCCGGTCGGCCCAGTCCCGTTCCACGCAGCCGCGCAGCCCGCTGGCGGTCAGGATGCGTCCCCGCACGGTGGACGAGGTGGTGGGCCAGCAGCATCTGCTGGGCCAGGGTTCGCCGCTGCGACAGTTGGCAGCCGGTGCCGATGCCGCCGGTCCGGCCGGCCCCAGCTCGCTGATCCTGTGGGGGCCGCCGGGGACCGGGAAGACCACGTTGGCCCACGTGATCGCGCGGGGACCCGGGCGCAAGTTCGTGGAACTGTCCGCCATCACTGCCGGGGTCAAGGATGTCCGCCGCGTCATGGACGACGCCCTGACGGCCCGTGACCTGTACAAGACCACCACCGTCCTGTTCCTCGACGAGATCCACCGCTTCAACAAGGCACAGCAGGACGCGCTGCTGCCCGGCGTCGAAAAGGGCTGGGTGGTCCTGGTGGCCGCAACCACGGAGAATCCTTCCTTTTCCGTGGTGTCGCCGCTGCTGTCCCGCTCCCTGCTACTGACGCTCAAGCCGCTCACCGACGCGGACATCGAGGGCCTGCTGGTGCGCGCCGTCGAGGATCCCCGCGGGCTGAACGGCAACGTCCGGCTCAGCGACGAGGCCCTGGAACACCTCGTCCGGGTATCCGGCGGGGACGCCCGCCGGGCGCTGACCGCGCTGGAAGCTGCCGCGGGCGTTGCCTTCGGTGACGCGGACGACGTCGGAAGTTCCGGCGCGGGGGAAGGTGACACTGAGCAGACGGTCACCGTGGAGCTGCAACACACCGAGCGTGCCCTGGACGCCGCAGCCGTCCGCTACGACCGCGCCGGGGACCAGCACTACGACGTGGCCAGCGCGTTCATCAAGTCCATCCGCGGGTCCGACGTGGACGCGGCACTGCACTACCTCGCGCGGATGCTGGAGGCGGGGGAGGACCCGCGCTTTGTCGCCCGGCGGATCGTGATCTCGGCCGCGGAGGACGTGGGCATGGCGGATCCAACCGCGCTGCAGACCGCCGTGGCCGCGGCGCAGGCGGTGCAGCTCATCGGAATGCCAGAGGGCCGCATCGTCCTGGCCGAGGCGGTGGTCCACCTGGCCACGGCGCCAAAGTCGAACGCGGCCTACATGGGCATCAACAAGGCGATCGCGGACGTGCGGGCGGGACTGGGCAACGGGATCCCGGCGCACCTGCGCGACGCGCACTATCCCGGGTCCAAGCAGCTCGGCCATGGGGTGGGCTACAAGTACGCCCATGATGCGCCGCATTCGGTGGCCGCCCAGCAGTATCCGCCGGACGACCTCGTGGGCCGCGACTACTACGAGCCCACGGCCAACGGCGCGGAGCGGGACATCGCCGTCCGGCTTGAGCGGCTCCGGAAGATCATTCGGGGCCAGTGA
- a CDS encoding NAD(P)/FAD-dependent oxidoreductase has translation MTQNPVVIVGAGHSGVAVAAGLRSRGWEGGVLLIDAENELPYERPPLSKELLKDGASDESAVLRKEKFYADKGIDRLAGVTAESIDRDSRTVLLSDGTRQAYHRLVIATGSRARPLTVPGAGLPGTKCLRTRDDAVELKRLLVPGARVAIIGAGYIGLEVAAAAAARGCDVTVLEFQDRVMSRVTSAPVSRHFEQLHGRHGVRFVFGAAVTSIDGGQRAESVSVADGTVFPADVVLAGIGVLPNQELAADAGLECRDGILVDGDGRTSDPAIYASGDVTRFISPIDGTSQRLECIQNAQAQADRVAAHITGQAAAEPEIPWFWTVQHGVRLQTAGVRHPEDQTIVRGEPSGGKFSVVYLREGRLAAVDTVANLADFRAAKRLIAQGAWIDPALAADPAIPLTEATSGTPNHSDADLAAARS, from the coding sequence ATGACCCAGAACCCAGTGGTCATCGTCGGGGCTGGACACTCCGGCGTCGCTGTCGCCGCGGGGCTCCGCTCCCGGGGCTGGGAAGGCGGCGTCTTGCTGATCGACGCGGAAAACGAACTGCCCTATGAACGGCCGCCGCTCTCCAAGGAACTCCTGAAGGACGGCGCCTCCGATGAGTCAGCGGTGCTCCGCAAGGAGAAGTTCTATGCGGACAAGGGCATCGACCGGCTCGCTGGGGTAACCGCGGAGTCCATTGACAGGGACAGCCGGACGGTGCTGCTGTCCGACGGGACGCGGCAGGCATACCACCGGCTCGTCATCGCCACAGGTTCGCGGGCGCGGCCCCTGACCGTGCCAGGTGCCGGTCTGCCGGGAACCAAGTGCCTGCGGACGCGGGACGACGCCGTCGAACTCAAGCGGCTGTTGGTCCCGGGAGCCCGCGTGGCCATTATCGGCGCCGGGTACATCGGCCTGGAAGTGGCCGCAGCGGCGGCCGCGAGGGGCTGTGACGTCACAGTGCTCGAATTCCAGGACCGCGTGATGAGCCGGGTAACGTCAGCCCCCGTCTCGCGCCACTTCGAGCAGCTCCACGGGCGGCACGGGGTGCGGTTTGTCTTCGGCGCCGCGGTCACGTCGATCGACGGCGGACAACGGGCCGAAAGCGTTTCCGTCGCCGACGGCACCGTCTTTCCCGCCGACGTCGTACTCGCCGGCATTGGCGTCCTGCCCAACCAGGAGCTGGCCGCGGACGCCGGCCTCGAGTGCCGGGACGGCATCCTCGTGGACGGGGACGGCAGGACTTCCGATCCCGCCATCTATGCCAGCGGGGACGTCACGCGGTTCATCAGTCCCATCGACGGCACCAGCCAGCGGCTCGAGTGCATCCAGAACGCGCAGGCACAGGCAGACCGGGTGGCCGCGCACATCACCGGCCAGGCGGCCGCTGAACCGGAAATCCCCTGGTTCTGGACCGTCCAGCACGGTGTCCGGCTGCAGACCGCGGGCGTCCGCCATCCGGAGGACCAGACGATCGTCCGCGGCGAACCCTCCGGCGGGAAATTCTCAGTGGTCTACCTCCGTGAGGGCCGACTCGCCGCCGTCGACACCGTCGCGAACCTGGCCGACTTCCGCGCGGCCAAGCGGCTGATCGCGCAGGGAGCCTGGATCGACCCGGCCCTGGCCGCGGACCCCGCCATCCCCCTCACCGAAGCCACTTCCGGCACCCCCAACCACTCCGACGCTGACCTTGCAGCAGCCCGATCCTAA
- a CDS encoding 2Fe-2S iron-sulfur cluster-binding protein, with amino-acid sequence MSNTSMSNTSMSSTAMSSNTLTVVDREGVTHDLEWEPDQSMMEALRDNDLPVLASCGGTASCATCHVFLEQDVFDTLEECSEDELELLVEAEGYRECGSRLSCQVGFSRDLNGVTVTLTPED; translated from the coding sequence ATGAGCAACACCAGCATGAGCAACACCAGCATGAGCAGCACCGCCATGAGCAGCAACACACTGACCGTCGTCGACCGCGAAGGCGTCACCCATGACCTTGAATGGGAGCCGGACCAGAGCATGATGGAGGCCCTCCGGGACAACGACCTCCCCGTGCTGGCATCGTGCGGCGGCACCGCGTCCTGCGCCACCTGCCACGTGTTCCTGGAGCAGGACGTCTTCGACACCCTGGAAGAGTGCAGCGAGGACGAACTCGAGCTGCTCGTGGAGGCCGAGGGCTACCGGGAATGCGGCTCCCGGCTCTCCTGCCAGGTGGGCTTCAGCCGGGACCTCAACGGGGTCACCGTGACGCTGACCCCCGAAGATTAG
- a CDS encoding acVLRF1 family peptidyl-tRNA hydrolase yields MPGSRPTQGRPVSTRTAFVPGPRLAGWVERFAASHGDLEYEDHDDGIRLAAADGATALLVAPWPDDGRPGRGSGLVERLASLASQPRTVGLLLVRRGGYGVAVASEGTILAAKTGSKYVQSRTAAGGQSQQRFARRRANQADAVVEAVAEQARLVFGGQAFEYILPGGDRGLADEVLALPALKPWAGLPRLAYLDVPDPRAAVLKKAAADACAVRVTVTDPPGR; encoded by the coding sequence ATGCCAGGCAGCCGTCCGACGCAGGGACGTCCGGTGTCCACCAGGACCGCGTTCGTCCCCGGCCCGCGGCTGGCCGGCTGGGTGGAACGGTTCGCCGCCAGCCACGGTGACCTGGAGTATGAGGACCACGACGACGGCATACGGCTGGCTGCCGCGGACGGCGCCACCGCGCTGCTGGTGGCACCGTGGCCTGACGACGGGCGGCCGGGGCGTGGATCCGGCCTCGTGGAACGGCTGGCTTCCCTGGCGTCCCAGCCGCGCACGGTCGGCCTGCTGCTGGTCCGCCGCGGAGGATATGGAGTGGCCGTCGCCAGCGAGGGGACCATCCTCGCCGCCAAGACCGGTTCCAAGTATGTGCAGTCCCGCACCGCCGCCGGCGGCCAGTCGCAGCAGCGGTTCGCCCGGCGCCGCGCCAACCAGGCAGATGCCGTGGTCGAGGCGGTGGCGGAGCAGGCACGGCTTGTGTTTGGCGGCCAGGCCTTCGAGTACATCCTCCCGGGCGGTGACCGCGGCCTGGCCGACGAAGTCCTGGCACTGCCTGCCCTTAAGCCCTGGGCAGGCCTGCCGCGCCTGGCCTACCTTGATGTTCCCGATCCCCGTGCGGCTGTCCTGAAGAAGGCCGCAGCGGACGCCTGCGCGGTGCGGGTAACAGTGACGGACCCGCCCGGAAGGTAG